One window of the Benincasa hispida cultivar B227 chromosome 3, ASM972705v1, whole genome shotgun sequence genome contains the following:
- the LOC120073167 gene encoding protein root UVB sensitive 5 isoform X1, whose product MSGAVQLSLPSCAFESSSLIHSGRLRNRSQIFCNQTDLPHGEDDEKNGVHCRREHSQRRVILVEKYGNSAVKKYFLDDNLRLQSFLDEQTSPTFNGFQESCFSETKLSWLPDLIKDFILPTGFPESVSDDYLQYMIWQFPTNVTGWICHTLVTSSLLKAVGIGSFSGTSAAASAAAIRWVSKDGIGAVGRLFIGGRFGNLFDDDPKQWRMYADFIGSAGSIFDLATPLYPSYFLPLASLGNLTKAVARGLKDPSFRVIQNHFAVSGNLGEIAAKEEVWEVVAQLLGLAIGVLILDTPGLVNSYSVLSTTWLSMRLLHLWLRYQSLAVLHFNTINMKRARILARAHILHNKVPGTVDCNNEENILVWERFTRPSIVFGVSLEEMMDGERSSSTVMKLLKLYANEKFILMLDAQDKDLKVVVSFKVGASSMAVLRSIWQTYWLDKHWDSSESVVDQLARSLSEMEDKFDDFVQLLEGAGWDTHQLSLKVPNNVQIDVS is encoded by the exons ATGTCTGGCGCTGTGCAACTCTCATTGCCTTCTTGTGCGTTTGAATCTTCAAGTTTGATCCACAGTGGAAGACTGCGAAATCGTAGTCAGATTTTCTGCAACCAAACCGACCTTCCTCATGGAGAAGACGATGAAAAGAACGGTGTTCATTGCAGAAG AGAACACAGCCAACGGCGAGTAATTTTGGTCGAAAAGTACGGAAATAGCGCTGTGAAGAA GTATTTTTTAGATGATAACCTACGGTTGCAATCTTTTCTTGATGAACAAACATCTCCGACATTCAATGGCTTCCAAGAATCTTGTTTTTCAGAAACAAAATTATCCTGGCTTCCAGATCTCataaaagattttattttaccCACGGGATTTCCAG AATCAGTTTCAGATGATTATTTGCAGTACATGATATGGCAGTTCCCCACTAATGTCACTGGATGGATCTGTCACACGTTGGTCACATCCAGTCTCCTCAAG GCAGTTGGTATAGGCTCCTTCTCAGGAACTTCTGCAGCCGCTTCCGCTGCTGCCATCAG ATGGGTCTCCAAGGATGGCATTGGAGCAGTTGGACGCTTATTCATTG GTGGACGGTTTGGTAATCTTTTTGATGATGATCCGAAACAATGGCGAATGTATGCAGACTTCATTGGCAGTGCGGGAAG CATATTTGATCTTGCTACTCCATTGTATCCTAGCTATTTTCTACCATTGGCTTCTCTTGGAAATCTTACCAAG GCTGTTGCGAGAGGACTGAAAGATCCTTCATTTCGAGTTATTCAAAACCATTTTGCGGTCTCAGGAAATTTGGGAGAGATAGCAGCAAAG GAAGAAGTTTGGGAAGTAGTTGCCCAGCTGCTTGGTCTTGCCATAGGCGTCCTAATCTTG GATACACCAGGACTTGTAAATTCATATTCAGTGTTATCAACGACGTGGTTAAGCATGCGGCTTCTGCATCTTTGGTTGCGGTACCAATCTCTTGCGGTCTTGCATTTTAACACT ATAAATATGAAACGTGCTCGTATCCTAGCAAGGGCTCACATTTTGCACAACAAGGTACCAG GAACAGTTGACTGCAACAACGAAGAAAACATATTAGTGTGGGAAAGATTTACAAGGCCTTCAATCGTCTTTGGTGTATCATTGGAGGAGATGATGGATGGTGAGAGATCTTCTTCCACG GTGatgaaacttttgaaattatATGCCAATGAGAAATTCATCCTCATGCTGGATGCGCAAGACAAAGACTTAAAGGTTGTCGTCTCCTTCAAG GTGGGTGCTTCTAGCATGGCAGTTTTACGTAGTATTTGGCAGACTTACTGGCTTGATAAACACTGGGATTCCTCGGAGAGCGTCGTTGATCAGCTTGCACGGAGCCTATCGGAGATGGAAGATAAGTTCGATGATTTTGTGCAACTGCTGGAGGGAGCTGGTTGGGATACACATCAATTGAGTTTAAAAGTACCAAACAATGTCCAAATTGATGTTTCTTAA
- the LOC120073318 gene encoding probable envelope ADP,ATP carrier protein, chloroplastic has product MAKPARNEDNAALVWRNIPALRASLQSPAGISEGLWSNNAQLCRIPAADCWRIRCKFACISVVEKRDQHEFVPSPSQLLTHPLALIALVPKDAALFAAGAVAGAAAKTVTAPLDRIKLLMQTHGVRVAHEGTKKAIGFIEAITTIGQNEGVKGYWKGNLPQVIRVIPYSAVQLFAYEFYKKLLRGKDGELSVLGRLAAGACAGMTSTFITYPLDVLRLRLAVEPGYRTMSQVALNMLKEEGIASFYYGLGPSLIGIAPYIAVNFCIFDLLKKSLPEKVQKRTETSLLTALISASCATLTCYPLDTVRRQMQMRGTPYKTVLEAISGIIAHDGVVGLYRGFVPNALKTLPNSSIRLTVYDFVKRLIATSEKEFQQIVEDNREKKSQTSN; this is encoded by the exons ATGGCGAAACCCGCGAGAAATGAAGACAACGCCGCATTGGTATGGCGGAATATCCCAGCCCTCAGAGCCTCTCTGCAATCTCCTGCAGGTATCTCTGAAGGATTATGGAGCAATAACGCTCAACTCTGCCGTATTCCGGCCGCCGATTGCTGGCGCATTCGATGCAAATTTGCGTGCATTTCGGTTGTGGAAAAGAGAGACCAACACGAGTTCGTACCGTCTCCATCTCAGCTCCTGACGCATCCACTGGCCTTAATCGCGTTGGTGCCCAAAGACGCTGCGCTTTTTGCTGCCGGCGCTGTCGCCGGTGCTGCTGCGAAGACTGTGACGGCTCCTCTCGACCGTATTAAGCTTCTTATGCAG ACTCATGGTGTACGAGTAGCGCATGAAGGCACTAAAAAAGCAATTGGTTTCATTGAG GCTATAACAACTATAGGTCAGAATGAAGGAGTTAAAGGCTACTGGAAAGGCAACCTTCCTCAG GTCATACGGGTTATACCTTATAGTGCTGTCCAGCTTTTTGCTTATGAATTTTACAAG AAACTCTTAAGGGGGAAAGATGGTGAACTATCTGTGCTTGGAAGACTTGCTGCAGGTGCTTGTGCTGGCATGACATCTACTTTT ATTACATACCCACTCGATGTCCTAAGATTACGGTTGGCAGTTGAACCAGGTTACCGAACTATGTCTCAG GTTGCCTTGAATATGCTAAAAGAGGAAGGCATTGCGTCCTTCTACTATGGTCTTGGGCCTTCCCTTATTGGCATAGCTCCTTATATTGCCGTAAACTTCTGCATTTTTGACTT ATTGAAGAAGTCTTTGCCAGAGAAAGTTCAAAAGAGAACTGAAACATCTCTACTAACAGCCTTGATATCAGCTTCCTGTGCCACACTAACTTGTTATCCTTTGGACACTGTGAGGAGACAGATGCAGATGAGGGGCACACCTTACAAGACAGTTTTGGAAGCCATCTCAG GTATCATTGCACATGATGGAGTCGTTGGCTTGTACAGGGGTTTCGTTCCAAATGCTTTGAAGACCCTTCCAAACAGCAG CATCAGGCTTACGGTTTACGACTTTGTGAAGCGTCTCATAGCTACCAGCGAAAAGGAGTTTCAGCAAATAGTTGAAGATAATCGTGAGAAGAAAAGCCAAACAAGTAACTGA
- the LOC120073167 gene encoding protein root UVB sensitive 5 isoform X2 — translation MSGAVQLSLPSCAFESSSLIHSGRLRNRSQIFCNQTDLPHGEDDEKNGVHCRREHSQRRVILVEKYGNSAVKKYFLDDNLRLQSFLDEQTSPTFNGFQESCFSETKLSWLPDLIKDFILPTGFPESVSDDYLQYMIWQFPTNVTGWICHTLVTSSLLKAVGIGSFSGTSAAASAAAIRWVSKDGIGAVGRLFIGGRFGNLFDDDPKQWRMYADFIGSAGSIFDLATPLYPSYFLPLASLGNLTKAVARGLKDPSFRVIQNHFAVSGNLGEIAAKEEVWEVVAQLLGLAIGVLILDTPGLVNSYSVLSTTWLSMRLLHLWLRYQSLAVLHFNTINMKRARILARAHILHNKVPVDCNNEENILVWERFTRPSIVFGVSLEEMMDGERSSSTVMKLLKLYANEKFILMLDAQDKDLKVVVSFKVGASSMAVLRSIWQTYWLDKHWDSSESVVDQLARSLSEMEDKFDDFVQLLEGAGWDTHQLSLKVPNNVQIDVS, via the exons ATGTCTGGCGCTGTGCAACTCTCATTGCCTTCTTGTGCGTTTGAATCTTCAAGTTTGATCCACAGTGGAAGACTGCGAAATCGTAGTCAGATTTTCTGCAACCAAACCGACCTTCCTCATGGAGAAGACGATGAAAAGAACGGTGTTCATTGCAGAAG AGAACACAGCCAACGGCGAGTAATTTTGGTCGAAAAGTACGGAAATAGCGCTGTGAAGAA GTATTTTTTAGATGATAACCTACGGTTGCAATCTTTTCTTGATGAACAAACATCTCCGACATTCAATGGCTTCCAAGAATCTTGTTTTTCAGAAACAAAATTATCCTGGCTTCCAGATCTCataaaagattttattttaccCACGGGATTTCCAG AATCAGTTTCAGATGATTATTTGCAGTACATGATATGGCAGTTCCCCACTAATGTCACTGGATGGATCTGTCACACGTTGGTCACATCCAGTCTCCTCAAG GCAGTTGGTATAGGCTCCTTCTCAGGAACTTCTGCAGCCGCTTCCGCTGCTGCCATCAG ATGGGTCTCCAAGGATGGCATTGGAGCAGTTGGACGCTTATTCATTG GTGGACGGTTTGGTAATCTTTTTGATGATGATCCGAAACAATGGCGAATGTATGCAGACTTCATTGGCAGTGCGGGAAG CATATTTGATCTTGCTACTCCATTGTATCCTAGCTATTTTCTACCATTGGCTTCTCTTGGAAATCTTACCAAG GCTGTTGCGAGAGGACTGAAAGATCCTTCATTTCGAGTTATTCAAAACCATTTTGCGGTCTCAGGAAATTTGGGAGAGATAGCAGCAAAG GAAGAAGTTTGGGAAGTAGTTGCCCAGCTGCTTGGTCTTGCCATAGGCGTCCTAATCTTG GATACACCAGGACTTGTAAATTCATATTCAGTGTTATCAACGACGTGGTTAAGCATGCGGCTTCTGCATCTTTGGTTGCGGTACCAATCTCTTGCGGTCTTGCATTTTAACACT ATAAATATGAAACGTGCTCGTATCCTAGCAAGGGCTCACATTTTGCACAACAAGGTACCAG TTGACTGCAACAACGAAGAAAACATATTAGTGTGGGAAAGATTTACAAGGCCTTCAATCGTCTTTGGTGTATCATTGGAGGAGATGATGGATGGTGAGAGATCTTCTTCCACG GTGatgaaacttttgaaattatATGCCAATGAGAAATTCATCCTCATGCTGGATGCGCAAGACAAAGACTTAAAGGTTGTCGTCTCCTTCAAG GTGGGTGCTTCTAGCATGGCAGTTTTACGTAGTATTTGGCAGACTTACTGGCTTGATAAACACTGGGATTCCTCGGAGAGCGTCGTTGATCAGCTTGCACGGAGCCTATCGGAGATGGAAGATAAGTTCGATGATTTTGTGCAACTGCTGGAGGGAGCTGGTTGGGATACACATCAATTGAGTTTAAAAGTACCAAACAATGTCCAAATTGATGTTTCTTAA